A DNA window from Agrobacterium vaccinii contains the following coding sequences:
- a CDS encoding aspartate/glutamate racemase family protein codes for MNTIGPILVINPNSSESVTEGLREAVAGMQFPGGPMIECVTIKDGPPGVVTQRHVDEASLRTADLIESRSDASAYVLACYSQPGLDLARSITTKPVYGIQDAGVLTALALADLFGVIAVAEGSIARHLRNLRRLGVDGRLAGEVALEGSISVAESGHGDKSFAALLKAGAQLRRMGAGAVVLGCAGMSGHRSRLEKELEIRIIDPTQAAVAMALGALLTIQP; via the coding sequence ATGAACACGATTGGACCAATCCTCGTCATCAATCCGAACAGTTCGGAAAGCGTCACCGAAGGCCTGCGTGAGGCGGTTGCCGGCATGCAGTTTCCCGGCGGCCCTATGATAGAATGCGTCACCATCAAGGACGGGCCGCCCGGCGTCGTCACCCAGCGCCATGTCGATGAGGCTTCGCTTCGCACGGCAGACCTGATCGAAAGCCGGTCGGATGCTTCGGCCTATGTGCTTGCCTGTTATTCGCAGCCCGGCCTCGATCTCGCGCGCTCGATCACGACCAAGCCCGTCTATGGCATTCAGGATGCCGGAGTTTTGACTGCGCTGGCGCTGGCCGACCTTTTTGGCGTCATTGCCGTTGCAGAAGGCTCCATCGCGCGCCATCTCCGCAATCTTCGCCGCCTCGGTGTCGATGGCAGGCTTGCGGGCGAGGTCGCACTCGAGGGTTCGATCAGCGTCGCGGAAAGCGGGCATGGAGACAAGAGCTTTGCGGCACTGCTGAAGGCCGGCGCACAACTGCGGCGGATGGGTGCCGGAGCCGTCGTGCTCGGCTGCGCTGGGATGTCCGGCCACCGCAGCAGGCTGGAAAAAGAGCTTGAGATCCGCATTATTGACCCGACACAGGCGGCCGTCGCCATGGCGCTCGGCGCGCTTTTGACCATACAGCCATGA